The Falco naumanni isolate bFalNau1 chromosome 1, bFalNau1.pat, whole genome shotgun sequence genome window below encodes:
- the CUEDC1 gene encoding CUE domain-containing protein 1, with amino-acid sequence MTSLFRRSSSNGSSRGGSSAQELNNSRPARQVRRLEFNQAMEDFKTMFPNMDYDIIECVLRANNGAVDATIDQLLQMNLDSSGCDDSSDSEDSIPAEILERTLEPDSSDEEPPPVYSPPAYESQAFRSRYPRAPPTPPPRTDVPGPGSTPVPGHYRNWNPPLLGNLPEDFLRILPQQTASTQGSHGCRQPVPRGLAPRGQGSLEQERRWKQYLEDERIALFLQNEEFMKELQRNRDFLLALERDRLKYESKKSKSSSIAVSNDFGFSSVISGDIAPSVTSEAGSAVSDDALFRDKLKHMGKSTRKKLFELARAFSEKTKMRKSKRKHLLKHQVLGTAASTANLLDDVEGHSCDEDFQARRQQLREEEETPKEGQ; translated from the exons ATGACGAGCCTCTTCCGTCGGAGCAGCAGCAACGGCAGCTCACGCGGCGGCTCCTCCGCCCAGGAGCTCAATAACAGCCGCCCTGCCAGGCAGGTCCGCCGGCTGGAGTTCAACCAGGCCATGGAGGACTTCAAGACCATGTTCCCCAACATGGACTATGACATCATTGAGTGCGTCTTGAGAGCTAACAACGGCGCTGTGGATGCCACCATCGACCAGCTCCTCCAGATGAACCTGGACAGCAGCGGCTGTGATGACAGCTCGGACTCGGAGGACAGCATCCCCGCCGAG ATCTTGGAGCGGACCCTGGAGCCGGACAGCTCGGACGAGGAGCCCCCTCCTGTCTACTCCCCTCCCGCCTACGAAAGCCAGGCGTTCCGCAGCCGCTACCCCCGCGCACCGCCCACCCCACCGCCCAg GACAGACGTGCCAGGGCCCGGCAGCACCCCAGTGCCTGGGCACTACAGGAACTGGAACCCGCCGCTCCTGGGCAACCTCCCCGAGGACTTCCTCCgcatcctgccccagcagacTGCCAGCACGCAG GGCTCCCACGGCTGCCGGCAGCCTGTGCCACGGGGGCTTGCCCCGCGTGGCCAGGGCTCCCTGGAGCAGGAGCGGCGGTGGAAGCAGTACCTGGAGGATGAGCGGATCGCACTCTTCCTGCAAAATGAAGAGTTCATGAAAGAGCTCCAGAGGAACCGGGATTTCCTCCTTGCCCTGGAGAGAG atcgATTGAAATACGAGTCAAAAAAATCCAAGTCGAGCAGCATTGCTGTCAGCAACGACTTCGGTTTCTCCTCCGTAATATCAG GTGACATAGCCCCCTCAGTAACCAGCGAGGCCGGCAGTGCCGTGTCTGATGATGCCTTATTCAGAGACAAATTGAAACACATGGGAAAAT CCACCCGCAAGAAGCTGTTTGAACTCGCCAGAGCCTTCTCCGAGAAGACAAAGATGAggaaatcaaaaagaaaacacttgttGAAGCACCAGGT GCTGGGGACAGCGGCTTCCACAGCAAATCTTCTCGATGATGTCGAAGGACATTCATGTG ATGAAGACTTCCAAGCGCGGAGGCAGCAGCtccgggaggaggaggagacgCCGAAGGAAGGGCAGTAA
- the MRPS23 gene encoding 28S ribosomal protein S23, mitochondrial encodes MAGNRLQKIGSVFSRTRDLLRIGVIEKPLWFDVYVAFPPLREPVYRVPRPRYGKVKDVIPPIFYREDEVRARFYRVYGSGPRPIDLSQSNYKSTCQRFVEKFNELKEEGKIEEEKLFEETGKALLASGIVLQRRGTDKVVQQDHQHVETRDSALHLRLQTVLEEMQEKKKDQEEQMPEQAETQKENPLPS; translated from the exons ATGGCGGGCAACCGCCTGCAGAAGATAGGGAGCGTGTTCAGCCG GACCCGCGACCTGCTCCGCATCGGGGTGATCGAGAAGCCGCTGTGGTTCGATGTCTACGTTGCCTTCCCCCCGCTGAGGGAGCCCGTCTACCGGGTGCCGCGGCCGCGCTACGGCAAGGTGAAGGATGTCATCCCGCCCATCTTCTACCGGGAGGACGAAGTGCGAGC GAGATTTTACAGAGTTTATGGCAGTGGTCCGAGACCTATCGACCTGTCGCAATCAAACTACAAATCTACTTGCCAGAG GTTTGTTGAGAAATTCAATGagctgaaggaagaaggaaaaattgaagaggaaaaattatttgaagaaacaggaaaagccCTTTTAGCCAGTGGGATAGTTTTACAGAGAAGAGGAACAGATAAA GTAGTACAACAGGATCATCAGCATGTTGAAACCAGGGATTCTGCGTTACACCTACGGCTTCAAACTGTGTTGGAGGAgatgcaggaaaagaagaaagaccaGGAGGAGCAGATGCCAGAgcaagcagaaacacagaaggaGAATCCCTTACCCTCCTGA